The genomic stretch CTTGGAGCTATCGTAAATTCCTCAAGAGGAATTATTGCTGCTTATAAGCAGAAGGGGTATGAGAAATTCGGTGCTGAGAACTTTGCAGATGCTTCCAGACAAGCGGTAATCGATATGAAAGAAGATATTAATGCCGCATTGATAAAAGGTGGAGTTATAAAATAAGAAAAGTTGATAACTGTAAGAAGACAGAATAATTAAAGCAGAAGCTTCCATATACTCGTCAGTCATGGGATGACAGGAGTAATTGGAAGCTTCTGCTTTAATTTCTATCTTTATTATATATTATAAGGAATTAATAGCATCCCTAAGCTGGTTTAACGCTTTTAAAAGTGTTGATTTCGGGCAGGCCAGATTAAAACGTTGAAAGCCTTTTCCCTCAGGACCGAACATGGTACCTCCATCCAGCCAAAGTCCGGCTTTCTCGGTTATAAAGTCCTCTAAGTCGGCTTCCTCCATACCAAGTTCGTTAAAATCTACCCAGAACAGGTAGGTACCTTCTGTATCAATCACCTTCAGAACAGGAATTTCCTTTTCAATAAATTCTCTGGCTGTAAGGATATTATCGTAAATATACGCTTTAAGCTCCTCTAACCATTCTTCCCCATACTGGTAAGCAGCTTTGCAGGCAATAAGCCCCATGGTGTTTAACTGGCTGTAGCCGGACTTATTGATTTCTGCTTTGAATTTTTTCTTAAGAGAAGGATTGGGTATAAATACGTTGGAAACCTGTAAACCTGCCAGGTTAAAGGTCTTGCTGGGTGCAGTGCAGGTGACTGAAATATTAGCATATTCCTCTTTGACAGAGGCAAATGCAGTATGACAGTGTCCAGGATGAATAAAATCCGCATGAATCTCATCGGAAACTACTAAAACACCATGTTTAACACAGATATCGCCCAAGAGGGTAAGCTCCTTTTCTGTCAGCACTCTGCCCACTGGGTTGTGAGGATTGCATAATATAAACAATTTAACCTGATTGTCAATGATCTTACCTTCGAAATCTTCATAGTCAATACTATAAGTGCCATTCTCATAGATAAGAGGATTATTTATGAGCTTTCGATTATTGCTTAAGATAGCCTCAGAGAAAGGATAATAAACCGGTCTCTGTATCAGAATAGAATCACCTTCTTTGGTGAGTGAGCGTACTGCCATCGCTATGGCAAATACGACACCGGGAGTTTTCACAAGCCATTTTCTCTCAATGCTCCAGTTATAATGGGAAGCAAACCAGCTTTTCAGAACCTGAAAGTAATCCTCCTTAACATCAGAATATCCAAAGATTCCATGTCTTGCAGCATCTATCAGGGCTTCGGTTACCTCGGGGGGAGTGGAAAAATCCATATCCGCAACCCACATAGGCAGCAGATTCTCTCTTTTTCCACGCTCTTTTGCAAAATCATATTTTAAAGAATTCGTATTCCTGCGGTCAATTAATTGGTCAAAATCGTATGGCATAAGCTATTTTCTCCTCATGGTATAATGGTAAAAATGCATTCTTGTGAACGGTCTAAGAATTATTAAAATGGAATCAATAGTATCGCTCTTCAATTCATACAGCGAAAGCATTATTTAAATCCTGTATCAGATCCTGAACATTCTCCAGCCCTACGGACATACGAAGCAAGCAGCCGTTAATACCTCTTGCTATACGTTCCTCCATGGGAACATCTGCATGGGTCTGGATCATAGGGTAGGTTATCAGGGTTTCAGTACCGCCAAGACTCTCGGCAAAAAGTATTACGGATACCCGTTCAAGAATCTGTTTTGCCGTAGCTTCTGAGTCCACCTCAAAGCTGATCATAGAGCCGAAACCGGTGGTTTGCCTGATTGAGGTTTCATAGCCGGGATGATCTTTCAGGCCAATGTAAAATACCTTTTTGACTTTAGCATGACCTTCAAGGAATTGTGCTAACTCAAGGGCATTTTGAGATTGGCGGTCCATTCTCACGGCAAGAGTTTTGATTCCTCTAATCATCAACCAGCTGTCAAAAGGAGAGAGACAGGCACCGGTTGTCTTATAGATAAAACGAAGCTGTTCAGATAAGTCAGCCCGGTTTGTGACCAAAAAGCCGGAAAGGGTATCATTGTGTCCGCTTAAATACTTTGTACCGCTGTGAATTACAATATCTGCACCCAGTGTTAAAGGACGCTGGTAATAAGGCGTCAGGAAAGTATTGTCTACAATCAATAGCAGATTGTTTTCTTTGGCAATTTTAGAAACAGCCTGGATATCCGTTACCTGCATCATGGGATTAGTAGGTGTTTCAAGGTAAATAGCTTTGGTTTCCTTCCGAATGAGAGAACGTAGCTTTGTAAGATCAGAGGTATCCAGGTAATCAAAGGTCAGCCCATTTTTCTTGTTGATATGTTCAAACAGACGTATGGTTCCACCGTATAGATCTTCTGATGCAATAATGTGGTCACCAATGGAGAAGAGTTCCATCAAGGCAGTCTCAGCAGCCATACCGGTACTAAAGGCAATGGCATCAATCCCGTCTTCCAGATTGGCAATGATTTTCTCCAGGTGTTCTCTGGTAGGATTCTGAAGTCGGGAATAATCATAACCCGTACTCTGTCCGACTCCTGGATGAGCAAAGGTAGCTGCTTGATAGATGGGGATGGTTACCGCACCGGTAACTTGTGTTTTGTCAATTGCTCCATGTATGCAGCGGGTAGTAAAATCCATTTTGTGACCTCCTGAGTATTTATTCTGATGCGGCTGATAGAAAGGCTGGCAGTTGGAATTTTGGTTTTAAGCCTGCCAAGGGGGGGGTCTATAAGCAGCTATAAAATTATTTCATATTTAAATCTGTGTATAAAAAAAACCCGCCTTCCAATAAGAAGACGAGCATAGCCCGTGATACCACTTCAATTCATCTATGCCTCACAGCAAAAGAACTTATTAAGTACGACATCTGCCATCGAGGGAGATATTTATACTTCTTTGCTGTAACAGGCAAACCTGTCGCGGCCTAAGCGTTATAACGGTTCGGCGCGCCGCTCCTGAGCCATATTCTGCAAATCCAACCTGCTTTTTTACACCAGCCAAAAGCTCTCTGTTAGGTATTGTTTTACATACTCTCTCATTCCTAGCGTTTTGCTATGAAATTGATTTGAGTATAGCAGACAACAAAGTATTTGTCAATGTGAAAATCTCTTAGCAGAATAAAATAAATTTTAATAAATAACCCAACCTGCTCTTGAGCCTGCTGTTAGTAGGCTTAAGCACAGATTGGGTTATTTTAATGTCTATGTGTTTTAGATTTCTCTGGTTGCTTCTTTTAACCAGAGATTCTCCTCGTCAGTCAGATAAGGAGACAGTTTTTCATAAACTTCTTTGTGATAGCGATTCAGACTGTCTATTTCTTTGCTGGTCATATAAACAGTATCCACAGCCTCCAGATCAATAGGGGCAAAGGTAAGATGCTCGAAATACATGAACTGACCATATTCGTTTTTAACGCCTTTATGGCAGATCAATTCGTTTTCTGTACGGATACCATGGCTTCCTTCAATATAAACACCGGGTTCATCTGTAGTAACCATACCTTCTTCCAGAACACAGCCGTCATCTCTTTCAGGTACCTTTTTCCAACGGAAACCGTTAGGAGCTTCATGGACATTCAGGAGATATCCCACACCATGACCGGTACCGCATTTATAATCCAGATCCATGTCCCAGATGGGGCCTCTTGCAAGAATATCTAAGTTCAGACCGATACAGCCATGAAGAAATCTGGCATCAGAAAGGTTAAGCATACTTCTTAGAACAGCTGTAAAATGCTTTTTGATCTCATGGCTGATTTCTCCAAGAACAATGGTTCTGGTTATATCGGTGGTACCCTCATAATATTGACCACCGGAGTCAACTAAGAGAATTCCTTCCGGTTTTAATACCGCATGACTTTCTTCTGTAGCTTTATAGTGCATCATGGCAGCATTTGCGTTGTAAGCGCTGATGGTGTCAAAGCTTAAATCAATGCAGCCATCCTGCTCACGTCTTTTAGCTTCCAGGAAATCACTGGCGCTGACTTCGGTGATTTCTGTCTTGCCAATGTTCTGTTTTAACCAATAGATAAACTTGGTTACGGCAACACCGTCTTTAATATGAGCCTTACGCAAATTCTCAAGCTCGACGGGATTCTTAATCGCTTTAAACAATACCGTAGGATTTGGGGCATCAATAATAGCAGCATCAGTGCCGAGGTTTTTATAAATTGCGTAATTGACTTTTGCTGTATCCAATAAGATCTTTTCAGTTTTAGGCAAGGTTTTAACGAATTCATAAATTTCAAAATAATCCTTTATCTCTACGCCGGCGTTTTCAAGTTCCTTTTTGATTTCTGCTGAAAGTTTACGTTCATCCAGAAAAAGATAAGCTTTCTCACTGTCAATGACTGCATAGGAGAGTACTACGGGATTATAAGCGATATCACCGCCCCGGATATTGAACAGCCAGGCGATATCATCCAGTGAGGTTATGATGTGATACTTAGCCTGCTTTTTCTGCATTTCAATTCTTACCGCTTCCAGTTTTAAAACAGTGGATTTACCGGAGTATTTTTCCTCTAACAGAAAAGCAGGGGTTGTAGGCAGGGATGGGCGGTCAGTCCAAATCTCATCTACCAGATCTTTTTCATAGGAAATTGAAATTTTCCTGGAAGATAACTTTTCACTTAAACGAAGACCAAGTCGGGCATTAACGACTCTGCCGTCAAAACCTAAAACATCTCCTTCTTTTAAGGAATCAACGAGGAACTCTTCCAGCGTTGGAACGCCTTCTTCGCCCATTTTATAAAGAGTTATACCGGAGTCAGCCAGTTCTCTTGCAGCCTGGATGAAATATCTTCCGTCGGTCCAAAGACCTGCGGTTTCCAGAGTAACCACTACACTTCCTGCTGAGCCGGTAAAACCGGATAAATATTTTCTTGACTTAAAGTAATCTCCTACATACTCTGATTCATGAAAATCAGAAGTGGGAAGCAGATAAGCCTGAATGCCGTTCTTTGCCATTAGGGCTCTTAAATGCTGTAATCTTTCTTTTACCATAGAATAGCCTCCTGTTATTACATTTTTTCAGGTTCGCCGTATTCTTCTCCGAATAATTCAACGGTTACTTTTTTCATAACCTGAGGAGTTAAGGGTCTGTCGGAATAGTCGGTTCTTTCATCAGCAATTGCATTTACAACCTCAAGTCCTTCTGTTACCTTACCGAAAGCCGCGTAGGAGCCGTCCAGATGAGGGCTGTCCTTATGCATGATGAAGAACTGGGAACCTGCTGAGTTAGGCATCTGGGATCTTGCCATGGAAATAACACCTGCAGAATGCTTTAAATTATTTTCAAATTGGTTGTATGAAAATTCTCCTTTAATAGAATATCCGGGACCACCCATGCCGGTTCCTTCCGGATCGCCGCCCTGAATCATAAAACCACGGATAACTCTGTGGAAGATCAGCCCGTCATAATAGTTTTTCTGAACTAAAGATATAAAGTTCTTAACTGTATTTGGAGCGATATCAGGATATAACTCCAGTTTGATAAGACCGCCATTTTCCATTTCAATTGTTACGATAGGATTTTTTTCTGCCATTTTATATACCCTTTCTGTAATCTGATATTTACAAAAAATAATTATATCATAGTTTAAATGGGGTGTCTAATGAAAATAAACCATCCTCTATCCAGTATAAGGATCCGGATTAACTTTATGGTGACCGGATAACTGTTTGGTAATTCAAATTAATCGTAAAACTATAAAAAAAGATTAGAGGAAGCACAAGTAATTAATTATAATGGTTGACAAATTCTATAAACAATAATAATATATGTTTATAGTAATGGCAAATGGTAAAACAAGATAAGGCCAAAAGAAAAAGGTGGACTCATCCGAAGCAAAGGAAGTTAACAAGATACATCCTCAATCTGTCACAGATATTGTGTGAAGTGTAAGAAGGAATAATACAAGATTTGTGTGCTACAGGTACTTGTGGTAGGCACAGATCATCGGATAGGAAAACGAGTGGGTATTTTAGGAAAAGTTACAATTTGAAGATGTTTCGTGAGAAAGGATTTGATTATGGAAGGTAAAAATAAGGATTTCAATATAAATGAAATGAAGCAGGGGTATTCTTACTTGGAAGAAGAGGGCAAATATACCTGCAGTTATTGTCAAAAGGAGTTTTACAAGGGTGAGGTATATCCTATCGGTGAACGTTTTTATGAGGCACAAAAAGGAGCTATGCTTCATGTACACATGGAGCATGGAAAACCTTTTGAGCTTCTTTTGCAGTCAGACAGCAAGTATCTGACTTTGACCGATAATCAGAAGCAGATATTAACCCTGTTAGAAGCAGGGCTTAGTGATAACGAAATTGCGAAACAGCTGGGGGTTACACCCTCTACCGTAAGACACCAGAAATTTATGTTCCGGGAAAAAGCAAAGCAGGCAAAAATGTTTCTGGCAGTATACGAGCTGGCGCAGGAACATAATACGGGCGGAGACAGGCTGGTCCCAATTCACTCAAAGGCAAAAATGGTGGATGACAGATACATTACGACGGAAGAGGAAAAAGAGAAGATACTGGAAACTGCCTTCTCCTCGCTTAATCCTTTGAAGTTAAAGCATTTTCCGGCCAAAGAAAAGAAAAAAATCGTCATACTAAAAAAGATAACCGAATCCTTTTCCGTAGGCAAACGTTATAAGGAAAAAGAGCTTAATCAGATTCTAAAAGAGATCTATGACGACTACCCTACTCTTAGGAGATACATGATAGAATACGGTTTTATGGGCAGAACCGATGACTGCAGGGAATATTGGTTAACGCAGGGATAATTTTATAATGAAGGCTGTTTTGAGAGAATTTCACCACAAAGGAAGGAATACCAAATCAGAAAT from Anaerocolumna sp. AGMB13020 encodes the following:
- a CDS encoding MalY/PatB family protein, coding for MPYDFDQLIDRRNTNSLKYDFAKERGKRENLLPMWVADMDFSTPPEVTEALIDAARHGIFGYSDVKEDYFQVLKSWFASHYNWSIERKWLVKTPGVVFAIAMAVRSLTKEGDSILIQRPVYYPFSEAILSNNRKLINNPLIYENGTYSIDYEDFEGKIIDNQVKLFILCNPHNPVGRVLTEKELTLLGDICVKHGVLVVSDEIHADFIHPGHCHTAFASVKEEYANISVTCTAPSKTFNLAGLQVSNVFIPNPSLKKKFKAEINKSGYSQLNTMGLIACKAAYQYGEEWLEELKAYIYDNILTAREFIEKEIPVLKVIDTEGTYLFWVDFNELGMEEADLEDFITEKAGLWLDGGTMFGPEGKGFQRFNLACPKSTLLKALNQLRDAINSL
- a CDS encoding trans-sulfuration enzyme family protein; the encoded protein is MDFTTRCIHGAIDKTQVTGAVTIPIYQAATFAHPGVGQSTGYDYSRLQNPTREHLEKIIANLEDGIDAIAFSTGMAAETALMELFSIGDHIIASEDLYGGTIRLFEHINKKNGLTFDYLDTSDLTKLRSLIRKETKAIYLETPTNPMMQVTDIQAVSKIAKENNLLLIVDNTFLTPYYQRPLTLGADIVIHSGTKYLSGHNDTLSGFLVTNRADLSEQLRFIYKTTGACLSPFDSWLMIRGIKTLAVRMDRQSQNALELAQFLEGHAKVKKVFYIGLKDHPGYETSIRQTTGFGSMISFEVDSEATAKQILERVSVILFAESLGGTETLITYPMIQTHADVPMEERIARGINGCLLRMSVGLENVQDLIQDLNNAFAV
- a CDS encoding aminopeptidase P family protein produces the protein MVKERLQHLRALMAKNGIQAYLLPTSDFHESEYVGDYFKSRKYLSGFTGSAGSVVVTLETAGLWTDGRYFIQAARELADSGITLYKMGEEGVPTLEEFLVDSLKEGDVLGFDGRVVNARLGLRLSEKLSSRKISISYEKDLVDEIWTDRPSLPTTPAFLLEEKYSGKSTVLKLEAVRIEMQKKQAKYHIITSLDDIAWLFNIRGGDIAYNPVVLSYAVIDSEKAYLFLDERKLSAEIKKELENAGVEIKDYFEIYEFVKTLPKTEKILLDTAKVNYAIYKNLGTDAAIIDAPNPTVLFKAIKNPVELENLRKAHIKDGVAVTKFIYWLKQNIGKTEITEVSASDFLEAKRREQDGCIDLSFDTISAYNANAAMMHYKATEESHAVLKPEGILLVDSGGQYYEGTTDITRTIVLGEISHEIKKHFTAVLRSMLNLSDARFLHGCIGLNLDILARGPIWDMDLDYKCGTGHGVGYLLNVHEAPNGFRWKKVPERDDGCVLEEGMVTTDEPGVYIEGSHGIRTENELICHKGVKNEYGQFMYFEHLTFAPIDLEAVDTVYMTSKEIDSLNRYHKEVYEKLSPYLTDEENLWLKEATREI
- a CDS encoding peptidylprolyl isomerase yields the protein MAEKNPIVTIEMENGGLIKLELYPDIAPNTVKNFISLVQKNYYDGLIFHRVIRGFMIQGGDPEGTGMGGPGYSIKGEFSYNQFENNLKHSAGVISMARSQMPNSAGSQFFIMHKDSPHLDGSYAAFGKVTEGLEVVNAIADERTDYSDRPLTPQVMKKVTVELFGEEYGEPEKM
- a CDS encoding DUF2087 domain-containing protein, producing MEGKNKDFNINEMKQGYSYLEEEGKYTCSYCQKEFYKGEVYPIGERFYEAQKGAMLHVHMEHGKPFELLLQSDSKYLTLTDNQKQILTLLEAGLSDNEIAKQLGVTPSTVRHQKFMFREKAKQAKMFLAVYELAQEHNTGGDRLVPIHSKAKMVDDRYITTEEEKEKILETAFSSLNPLKLKHFPAKEKKKIVILKKITESFSVGKRYKEKELNQILKEIYDDYPTLRRYMIEYGFMGRTDDCREYWLTQG